The sequence CAGCGCTTGAACTTGATCCGACAGGTAAGCGCACTTTTGCGGTTGAGTTGAATGTTGCCAAGACTGAATCTGCCAACGGCGCATTTGCCCAGGTCGGAGAGCGTTTCGGTCGCATTGACGTTCTCGTCAATAACGCCGGCAATTTTCGTCAGGCTCGTTCTGCGACATACACTGACGAGGATTGGGAGTATGTGACCGGCGTTCATCTAGATGGCGCATTTCGCTGTTCACGGGCGGCCTATCCATTTTTGAAGGAATCACCGCAGAGCGCAATTGTTTCGATTTCCTCGATTATGGCGCGCATCGGGCTCCCCAAGCGATTGTCATACGCTGTATCTAAGTCGGGAATTGAAGCACTTACACGAGTGCTTGCCGTGGAATGGGCGCTGGATGGCATCCGCGTCAATGCGGTTGCGCCAGGATTCACGCACACACGAAGCCACGAAGAACTCTTAGGTAAGGGGCTCACAACTAATGAGAAGTTGTTAGATGCGATTCCCATCAAACGACTCGCCGATCCAATGGAAATCGGCAACGTGGTCCAGTTTCTTGCCTCTCCCACC comes from Candidatus Paceibacterota bacterium and encodes:
- a CDS encoding SDR family NAD(P)-dependent oxidoreductase, which gives rise to MASSNPVVLVTGGARGIGFACCQSFYNVGFNVAITDMDADAAQASALELDPTGKRTFAVELNVAKTESANGAFAQVGERFGRIDVLVNNAGNFRQARSATYTDEDWEYVTGVHLDGAFRCSRAAYPFLKESPQSAIVSISSIMARIGLPKRLSYAVSKSGIEALTRVLAVEWALDGIRVNAVAPGFTHTRSHEELLGKGLTTNEKLLDAIPIKRLADPMEIGNVVQFLASPTASYITGQTVIVDGGASIDIRI